A DNA window from Verrucomicrobiota bacterium contains the following coding sequences:
- a CDS encoding OsmC family protein — protein sequence MVTMNIEYIGDLRTTALHEPSGTVIQTDAPTDNQGKGESFSPTDLCATALGSCIITTIAIKGLQKGWDLKGSTVKVEKIMSSDTPRRIGQLNVEVKIPDRFSDQDKKHMLNIAHACPVHQSLHPDVQLNVSLDWV from the coding sequence ATGGTTACAATGAATATTGAATACATCGGCGATCTTCGCACGACCGCCTTACATGAACCTTCCGGAACGGTCATTCAAACGGACGCTCCCACGGATAACCAAGGCAAAGGAGAATCTTTTTCGCCTACCGATCTATGTGCAACGGCCCTGGGTTCGTGCATTATCACGACGATTGCCATCAAGGGTCTTCAAAAGGGTTGGGACCTCAAGGGCTCCACTGTGAAGGTTGAAAAAATCATGTCTTCGGATACACCTCGGCGCATTGGCCAACTGAATGTGGAAGTAAAGATTCCCGACCGTTTTAGCGATCAGGACAAAAAGCACATGCTTAATATCGCTCACGCTTGTCCGGTTCATCAAAGCCTCCATCCCGACGTTCAGTTAAACGTTTCCCTGGATTGGGTATAA